In the Natronolimnobius baerhuensis genome, one interval contains:
- a CDS encoding ABC transporter permease, translated as MNWKIRRLGQGLFTIWAVITLAFVLTRMMPGNPVDAFVAQIGPELDNPQEAYELAEIYMNINPEDPMHIAYMDYMVAMLQGDMGYSMSQNDTVAAIMADAIPWTLFVMSWAIFIGFVVGISLGALMAYWEGTKFDVALTSYATIITSIPFYVLALLLLITFAYRLNWFPTAGRRPTGVEAGFNLPFILGIIHHATLPVFSMFVASGAASLTMRGNSVRVLGEDYLRVARLRGLPDRTIAVRYVARNAILPMYTGLMIAIGTMFGGAIVLEEIFAYRGMGYYMIQAVRARDYPLMMGAFTVITIAVVIALLIADLTYGKIDPRAGGEDREAF; from the coding sequence ATGAATTGGAAAATACGACGGCTTGGCCAGGGCCTTTTCACAATCTGGGCAGTGATAACCTTAGCGTTCGTCTTAACGCGGATGATGCCAGGGAATCCGGTCGACGCATTCGTCGCACAGATCGGTCCTGAACTGGACAACCCCCAAGAGGCCTACGAGCTTGCAGAGATTTACATGAACATCAACCCTGAAGACCCGATGCATATCGCCTACATGGATTACATGGTGGCCATGCTTCAGGGTGATATGGGCTACTCGATGAGTCAGAACGACACGGTCGCCGCCATCATGGCCGATGCGATCCCGTGGACCCTGTTCGTCATGAGCTGGGCGATCTTCATTGGCTTCGTCGTGGGCATCTCACTCGGCGCGCTGATGGCCTACTGGGAAGGTACCAAGTTCGATGTCGCACTCACCAGCTACGCGACGATCATCACGTCGATTCCGTTCTACGTGCTCGCGCTGTTGCTATTGATTACCTTCGCCTACCGGCTCAACTGGTTCCCGACCGCCGGTCGACGGCCAACAGGCGTCGAAGCGGGATTCAACCTGCCGTTTATCCTGGGGATTATCCACCACGCAACATTACCCGTCTTCTCGATGTTCGTCGCCTCCGGCGCGGCATCGCTGACGATGCGTGGTAACAGTGTGCGTGTCCTCGGTGAGGACTACCTGCGCGTCGCCAGACTTCGCGGGCTGCCCGACCGCACGATTGCCGTCCGATACGTCGCCCGTAACGCGATCCTCCCGATGTACACCGGACTGATGATCGCCATCGGGACGATGTTCGGCGGCGCTATCGTCCTCGAGGAAATCTTCGCGTACCGGGGCATGGGGTACTATATGATTCAAGCCGTACGTGCACGTGACTATCCGCTTATGATGGGCGCATTTACCGTTATCACAATCGCCGTGGTCATCGCGCTGCTGATCGCCGACCTGACCTACGGCAAAATCGATCCACGCGCAGGAGGTGAAGACCGTGAAGCCTTCTGA
- a CDS encoding ABC transporter substrate-binding protein — protein MPTNSNDWPSAITRRTALKAGVAGGVAALAGCATDEGNGNGDVAGDRDPVDERVERQFTKSLHRGTYGMDNASWNPYDPSNEMANFDPPGLIYDPLLVHYHSHDTFQGVIADNWEDEGDSLLLELSDEWTWHNGDPVTTADIATDMDIRFRISDITSPDSPASTYIEDYEIVDDYAIRYHLRDEFTMESVLANELADDLIIINEDVGSPSFGEWRDDLMDVDADSDDATQLVSDFQEWSPEIDDVVGNGPFELEEVTDTSFVGTVYDDHPNADNIYFTEYVIEHHEDQVLAFMEESVDAIGLNLPESPDVMEQLPAHHEINRDYDHLWSILFNFGDYGWSDSPASDPTNQPITADENVRKAIACALDREQIWASVPQEYELYELPPTFLNQTAVDEGLVDIDGYDNYDVDLERATQLMEDAGYELDDGTWYDDDGEPAELELLAQSGTSVQVDALDSIQYQLNEFGFDANLNAVDEATYGESRFNGDHDLLFDNHPVFSIMGLTFVDFVWEWFSQLNHADYENEEWDVPDEIGNPDASGTMSLNVMDEIEQLHLTGEDEYLERLTWWYNQSLPMYGCVIAGDYGAIRSDEWHVDGPDELLDNRVGEFNLTKIPDGELIPYEE, from the coding sequence ATGCCAACGAATAGCAATGACTGGCCTAGTGCGATTACTCGGCGGACTGCGTTAAAAGCCGGGGTCGCGGGTGGTGTCGCAGCACTTGCTGGATGTGCGACCGACGAAGGGAACGGAAACGGAGACGTTGCTGGTGACCGCGACCCAGTTGACGAACGAGTCGAGCGCCAATTCACCAAGTCGCTTCACCGGGGGACCTACGGGATGGACAACGCCTCGTGGAATCCGTACGATCCATCCAACGAGATGGCGAACTTCGATCCACCGGGACTGATCTACGACCCACTGCTCGTCCACTACCACAGCCACGATACGTTCCAGGGCGTGATCGCGGACAACTGGGAAGACGAGGGTGACTCTCTCTTGCTCGAGCTCAGTGACGAGTGGACATGGCACAATGGCGATCCAGTCACAACGGCTGATATCGCGACGGATATGGATATCCGCTTCCGTATTTCTGATATTACTTCTCCGGATTCTCCGGCGAGTACGTACATCGAGGACTACGAAATCGTCGACGACTACGCGATTCGATACCACCTTCGCGACGAGTTCACCATGGAGTCCGTCCTCGCCAACGAACTGGCGGACGACCTCATAATCATCAACGAAGACGTTGGCTCGCCATCCTTTGGCGAGTGGCGCGACGACCTCATGGACGTCGATGCCGACAGTGACGATGCAACACAACTGGTCTCGGACTTCCAGGAATGGTCGCCCGAGATCGACGACGTCGTCGGAAACGGCCCCTTCGAACTCGAGGAAGTCACGGACACTTCCTTCGTTGGAACGGTCTACGACGACCACCCGAACGCGGACAACATCTACTTCACGGAGTACGTCATCGAACACCACGAGGACCAGGTGCTTGCGTTCATGGAGGAGTCGGTCGACGCTATTGGCCTCAATCTGCCGGAGTCGCCTGACGTCATGGAACAGCTTCCCGCCCACCACGAGATCAACCGGGATTACGACCACCTCTGGTCGATTCTGTTCAACTTCGGTGACTACGGCTGGTCCGATTCGCCGGCCAGCGATCCGACGAATCAGCCGATTACGGCCGATGAGAACGTCCGAAAGGCCATCGCGTGTGCACTCGACCGCGAACAAATCTGGGCGTCCGTGCCACAGGAGTACGAACTGTACGAACTGCCACCGACGTTCCTCAACCAGACCGCCGTCGACGAAGGCCTCGTCGACATCGATGGCTACGACAACTACGACGTCGATCTCGAGCGGGCAACGCAGCTGATGGAGGACGCGGGCTACGAACTGGACGACGGAACGTGGTACGACGACGACGGCGAGCCAGCCGAACTCGAGTTGCTGGCTCAGTCGGGAACGAGCGTGCAAGTCGACGCACTTGACTCCATACAGTACCAGCTCAACGAGTTCGGATTCGACGCAAATCTCAACGCAGTCGACGAGGCGACGTACGGTGAGAGCCGCTTCAACGGCGACCACGACCTCCTCTTTGACAACCACCCTGTATTCTCCATTATGGGGCTAACCTTCGTTGATTTCGTCTGGGAGTGGTTCAGCCAACTGAACCACGCGGACTACGAGAACGAAGAGTGGGATGTCCCTGATGAGATCGGCAACCCCGACGCCAGCGGGACGATGAGTCTCAATGTCATGGACGAGATCGAACAGCTCCACCTCACCGGCGAGGACGAGTACCTCGAGCGGCTGACCTGGTGGTACAACCAGTCGCTGCCGATGTACGGCTGTGTCATCGCGGGTGACTACGGGGCAATCCGCTCTGATGAGTGGCACGTCGATGGCCCCGACGAACTCCTCGACAACCGTGTTGGTGAGTTCAACCTGACGAAGATCCCGGATGGCGAACTGATCCCGTACGAAGAGTAA
- a CDS encoding oligogalacturonate lyase family protein: protein MATHLTQGPDAGRTWPAERETTTDPVTGATVHRLTTHPAGDWHLYFTEPAFYDDGDRLLLRSDRGDTRNLYSISLESGELTQLTDLPHDIGGVTRFPNHPVALFWCDQHLVSLDLETRALETHYTLPAGYNGGHLGGTADGTRAVAAISEQLDLDEEKDPEDREAWMAKRLEAKPHSQVISVPIDEPEREPTVHVDTDRWLTHVNPSPAPEHSELITYCEEGPWEDVDRIWGLNLETDETWQIRPTAEDEAVGHEYWLDDGEYVGYHGWEGSREEPTAFFGQVRYDGTDRREWPAPDIYTHFHSRTRDLVVGDGSHRGPQALLLWQWDDETETYDDPRALATHDWAGDDDVHPHSRMSPDGSRVAFDSSQGGTDSDVYLVEIPDNRSELPPLEEIPSESDRRRSR, encoded by the coding sequence ATGGCGACACACCTCACACAGGGACCGGACGCTGGTCGAACCTGGCCGGCCGAACGGGAGACGACAACCGATCCGGTGACGGGCGCGACCGTCCACCGACTGACGACGCATCCAGCGGGTGACTGGCATCTGTACTTTACCGAACCGGCGTTTTACGACGACGGCGACCGGCTCCTGCTGCGTTCGGACCGGGGCGACACCCGAAACCTCTACTCGATTTCCCTCGAGTCAGGCGAACTCACGCAACTGACCGATCTTCCCCACGATATCGGCGGCGTCACGCGGTTTCCGAACCATCCCGTTGCGCTCTTCTGGTGTGACCAACACCTCGTCTCGCTCGACCTCGAGACGCGCGCACTCGAGACCCACTACACGCTGCCCGCGGGGTACAACGGGGGCCATCTCGGTGGGACGGCAGATGGAACCCGAGCCGTCGCTGCGATCTCGGAACAACTCGACCTCGACGAGGAGAAGGATCCGGAAGACCGCGAGGCGTGGATGGCCAAGCGACTCGAGGCGAAGCCACACTCGCAGGTCATCTCGGTCCCGATTGACGAACCAGAGCGAGAGCCAACGGTACACGTCGATACGGACCGCTGGCTCACACACGTCAATCCCTCGCCCGCGCCGGAGCACTCGGAACTAATTACGTACTGCGAGGAAGGCCCCTGGGAAGACGTCGACAGAATCTGGGGACTAAACCTCGAGACCGACGAGACGTGGCAGATTCGACCGACTGCTGAAGACGAGGCTGTTGGCCACGAGTACTGGTTGGACGACGGCGAGTACGTCGGGTATCACGGCTGGGAAGGCTCTCGTGAGGAGCCAACTGCCTTTTTCGGTCAGGTCCGCTACGACGGCACGGACCGCCGCGAATGGCCCGCACCCGACATCTACACGCACTTTCATAGCCGGACTCGAGACCTCGTCGTCGGTGATGGCTCCCATCGCGGCCCCCAGGCGCTGTTGCTCTGGCAGTGGGACGACGAGACGGAGACGTACGACGATCCGCGAGCGCTTGCGACCCACGACTGGGCGGGCGATGACGACGTTCATCCGCACTCTCGGATGAGTCCAGACGGTTCCCGTGTTGCTTTCGACAGCTCACAGGGTGGGACCGACAGCGACGTGTACTTGGTTGAGATCCCCGACAACCGCTCGGAACTGCCCCCACTCGAGGAAATTCCCTCGGAGAGTGACCGTCGTCGGTCGCGATAG
- a CDS encoding NAD-dependent epimerase/dehydratase family protein — MNVLVIGGTGLISTGIVRQLVEAGHDVTAFHRGETTKPLPDSVEHIYGDRTEYDEFEARMADLEVECVIDMVCFQPADARSAIRAFEGEIEQFIFCSTESVHSRPFESMPVGEDAPRAPATTDYGANKADCEDLFMDAHHDGAFETTIIRPWSTYGEGGSILHTFGTETYYIDRIRRGKPIVVHGDGSGVWGPCHRDDVARAFVNAVDNERAFGEAYLVTSEENMSWRQYHRRVAEALDAPEPDLVQIPTDILRAVAPDRTTHLEDFLQYSAVFDNTKAKRDLDFEYTVDWETGVERTVAWLDDHDEIQDSDAVPFDDRLIDAWENARADVLAQFEVS; from the coding sequence ATGAACGTACTCGTTATCGGCGGCACGGGATTGATCAGCACCGGGATCGTTCGACAGCTAGTCGAGGCGGGCCACGACGTGACGGCGTTTCACCGCGGCGAAACCACAAAACCGCTGCCTGACTCGGTCGAGCACATCTACGGCGACCGGACGGAGTACGATGAGTTCGAGGCACGGATGGCTGACCTCGAGGTCGAGTGTGTAATCGACATGGTCTGTTTCCAGCCTGCGGATGCTCGAAGTGCAATTCGGGCGTTCGAGGGGGAGATCGAGCAGTTCATTTTCTGTAGTACAGAGTCGGTCCACAGCCGTCCGTTCGAGTCGATGCCAGTCGGCGAAGACGCACCACGAGCACCGGCGACGACGGACTACGGCGCGAACAAAGCCGACTGCGAGGACCTGTTCATGGACGCCCATCACGACGGCGCATTCGAGACGACGATCATCCGCCCCTGGTCGACCTACGGCGAAGGCGGCTCGATCTTGCACACGTTCGGCACCGAAACGTACTACATCGACCGAATCCGCCGTGGGAAGCCGATTGTCGTCCACGGCGACGGCAGCGGCGTCTGGGGCCCGTGCCATCGAGACGATGTCGCTCGAGCGTTCGTCAACGCCGTCGACAACGAGCGGGCGTTCGGTGAGGCCTATCTCGTCACGAGCGAGGAGAACATGTCCTGGCGGCAGTACCACCGCCGAGTTGCCGAGGCACTCGATGCGCCCGAGCCGGACCTCGTACAGATTCCGACCGATATCTTGCGGGCGGTCGCCCCGGACCGAACCACCCATCTCGAGGACTTTCTCCAGTACAGCGCCGTCTTCGATAACACGAAGGCCAAACGGGACCTCGACTTCGAGTACACGGTCGACTGGGAGACGGGCGTCGAGCGGACGGTTGCGTGGCTGGACGATCACGACGAAATTCAGGATAGCGACGCCGTCCCGTTCGATGATCGCCTCATCGACGCGTGGGAGAACGCACGCGCCGACGTTCTCGCTCAGTTTGAAGTGTCGTAG
- a CDS encoding aldo/keto reductase has product MSLEKLPRLGLGTYSEGDREQWTDRVQTALEVGYRHVDTAQGYGNEAYLGDGLAQTSVDRDGIFLATKVDPGNLAYEDVINSVEDSLERLQTEYVDLLYVHWPIDTYDAEETLSAFDELRDRGLIRHVGVSNFEPDQLDRARDVLDAPIVAHQVECHPFLQQDELRAYAREHDHWLVAFCPLAKGEVFGTSTDRDIDDPFATPITFDVSAIPDIADKHDTTPAQVSLAWLLSKENVAAIPKASSAAHMRDNLEAQHLSLEQADLERIDALEHEHRLIDPEFGPWNQERA; this is encoded by the coding sequence ATGAGTCTCGAAAAACTCCCGCGGCTCGGGTTGGGAACGTACTCCGAAGGCGACCGCGAGCAGTGGACCGACCGCGTCCAGACGGCCCTCGAGGTCGGCTATCGCCACGTCGATACGGCACAGGGGTACGGCAACGAGGCGTATCTCGGCGACGGACTCGCGCAGACGAGTGTCGACCGCGACGGGATATTTCTCGCGACGAAGGTCGATCCGGGGAACCTCGCATACGAGGACGTGATCAACTCGGTCGAAGACAGCCTCGAGCGCCTGCAGACGGAGTACGTCGATCTGTTGTACGTCCACTGGCCAATCGACACCTACGACGCCGAGGAGACGCTGTCGGCGTTCGACGAGTTGCGCGACCGCGGGCTGATCCGTCACGTTGGGGTCTCGAACTTCGAACCGGACCAACTCGACCGTGCGCGTGACGTTCTGGACGCCCCGATTGTCGCTCACCAGGTTGAATGCCATCCGTTCCTCCAGCAAGACGAGTTGCGAGCGTACGCCCGCGAGCACGATCACTGGCTCGTCGCGTTCTGCCCGCTCGCGAAAGGCGAGGTGTTCGGAACGTCGACCGACCGCGACATCGACGACCCGTTCGCGACGCCGATCACGTTCGACGTCTCCGCCATTCCGGACATCGCCGACAAACACGATACGACGCCCGCACAGGTGTCGCTTGCATGGTTGCTCTCGAAAGAGAACGTCGCCGCGATTCCAAAGGCCAGTTCTGCGGCCCATATGCGTGACAATCTCGAGGCACAACACCTCTCGCTTGAGCAGGCAGATCTCGAGCGGATCGACGCCCTCGAGCACGAGCACCGACTCATCGATCCGGAGTTCGGCCCCTGGAATCAGGAGCGCGCATAA
- a CDS encoding glycosyl hydrolase 115 family protein, producing the protein MTETDADGVAIRGTDGRESDGTDRAATTSLVTDSAAPIRYVGDESVVDIATGDLQDDIERVTGHRPAREHGLEDCGERAIVVGTYGVNDAFDRALEQIFATHESGDDFGLEGPESYLIAADSAAGASDAAVPFDAEEVLLIAGSDPRGTAYGVYEFARKIGVSPWYWWADVPTADHDELHVQCGLERSGPPSVRYRGVFINDEDFGIREWAQQTHEPEVPDGIGPKTYERLFELLLRLKANTIWPAMHDGTKAFYFCDGNKEAAERYHIVVGTSHCEPMHRNNVGEWDADALGEWNYETNAETIRQYWTDRVEDVAGAENMFTIGMRGIHDSGMPGGDTLEERADLLQQVIDDQREILEAHHESPVESVPQIFCPYKETLEIYRSGVDVPDDVCLVWPDDNFGFMRRLPRADERERAGGHGVYYHLSYWGRPHDHQWLCTIPPALIRQELVRAYRHGADTLWIANVGDLKPAEKETEYFLELAWDLEGTAARSETEWLADWAAREFGPEHADDIADVLSEYYRLALARKPEHLGWNSVYPNTEKNEPEFSAIAHGDEAERRLEDYERIDERAADIASSLPDDARTAFFHLVEYPIRASRAINEGVLTAMRSRLYAGQGRTGAERYAQYADNAFAHLEAATRQYNATSDGKWRRMMSASPRELPAFDLPATGGVTDEQAPTLEVTAEGESGVAGTGPQSRQVPTVVQGLERRRFIDCYNRGSGEIEWEATTDPEWLSIAHTSGTFEDEERLWVGVDWDDAPAEPATGTIQLTGAGRELEVSVPIQPRPLSAVGDNEPEARTPLFIESNDRIALEAEQPTALEQGDTRWEAVDGLSRTTGKTMVSRPIDGPRLADAETLTADAARLEYDLEILSAVAEVCVEVHLLPTHAPTDETPHRYAVAVDDEEPTVVDFDANGGEHDPQWQENVLRSSVLSRTHHEVSAPGRQTLSVYAVDPSVVIDRIVVSTGDDTRRSYLGPRDTRDRRLE; encoded by the coding sequence ATGACCGAAACGGACGCAGACGGGGTCGCGATACGCGGGACGGACGGCCGCGAGAGCGACGGGACAGACCGTGCGGCGACCACCTCGCTCGTAACCGACTCGGCTGCACCAATTCGGTACGTCGGCGATGAGTCGGTCGTCGACATCGCAACCGGCGACCTACAGGACGATATCGAGCGCGTGACGGGCCATCGACCGGCCCGCGAACACGGCCTCGAGGACTGCGGTGAGCGAGCCATCGTCGTTGGAACGTACGGCGTCAACGATGCCTTTGATCGCGCGCTCGAGCAGATTTTCGCGACTCACGAGAGCGGAGACGATTTCGGACTCGAGGGGCCGGAGAGCTACCTCATCGCTGCGGACTCAGCAGCCGGTGCTTCCGACGCCGCCGTCCCGTTTGACGCCGAGGAGGTGTTGCTCATCGCCGGCAGTGATCCCCGTGGGACGGCCTACGGCGTCTACGAATTTGCACGGAAAATCGGCGTTTCGCCGTGGTACTGGTGGGCAGATGTCCCGACTGCAGACCACGACGAATTACACGTCCAGTGCGGCCTCGAGCGGTCGGGTCCGCCGTCGGTTCGATATCGCGGCGTGTTCATCAACGACGAGGATTTCGGCATTCGCGAGTGGGCACAACAAACCCACGAACCCGAGGTGCCGGACGGAATCGGGCCGAAAACGTACGAACGGCTGTTCGAACTGCTCTTGCGGCTCAAAGCGAACACGATCTGGCCGGCGATGCACGACGGGACGAAGGCGTTCTATTTCTGTGACGGGAACAAGGAGGCCGCCGAACGCTATCACATCGTCGTCGGAACCTCTCACTGCGAGCCGATGCACCGGAACAACGTCGGCGAGTGGGACGCTGACGCGCTCGGCGAGTGGAACTACGAGACTAACGCCGAGACGATCCGTCAGTACTGGACCGACCGCGTGGAAGACGTCGCCGGCGCAGAGAACATGTTCACCATCGGGATGCGCGGCATTCACGATTCGGGGATGCCCGGCGGTGACACGCTCGAGGAGCGCGCCGACTTGCTTCAGCAGGTGATCGACGATCAGCGTGAGATTCTCGAGGCCCACCACGAGTCGCCGGTCGAGTCCGTCCCGCAAATTTTCTGTCCGTATAAGGAAACGCTCGAGATCTATCGCAGTGGCGTCGACGTTCCCGACGACGTCTGTCTCGTCTGGCCCGACGATAACTTCGGGTTCATGCGTCGGCTGCCGAGGGCGGACGAGCGGGAGCGAGCCGGCGGCCACGGCGTCTACTACCACCTCTCCTACTGGGGCCGCCCGCACGACCACCAGTGGCTCTGTACCATCCCGCCCGCGCTGATCCGACAGGAACTGGTGCGAGCCTATCGCCACGGCGCTGACACGCTCTGGATCGCCAACGTCGGCGACCTCAAACCCGCCGAAAAAGAGACCGAGTACTTCCTCGAGTTGGCCTGGGATCTCGAGGGGACCGCGGCGCGTTCGGAGACGGAGTGGCTGGCAGACTGGGCTGCCCGCGAGTTCGGACCGGAACACGCAGACGACATCGCAGACGTACTTTCGGAATACTACCGACTCGCGCTCGCGCGAAAGCCCGAACACCTCGGCTGGAACAGCGTCTATCCGAACACCGAGAAGAACGAACCCGAGTTCAGCGCGATTGCACACGGCGACGAGGCCGAGCGCCGACTCGAGGACTACGAACGGATCGACGAACGAGCCGCCGATATCGCATCGTCGCTGCCCGACGACGCACGGACAGCGTTTTTCCACCTCGTCGAGTACCCGATTCGAGCGTCGCGGGCGATCAACGAGGGCGTGCTCACGGCGATGCGAAGTCGTCTCTATGCAGGACAGGGACGAACGGGCGCTGAGAGGTACGCCCAGTACGCCGATAACGCGTTTGCGCACCTCGAGGCGGCGACGAGACAGTACAACGCGACATCGGACGGCAAGTGGCGACGAATGATGTCCGCGAGCCCGCGGGAGTTGCCCGCGTTCGACCTGCCTGCAACCGGCGGCGTAACCGACGAGCAGGCACCGACGCTCGAGGTGACCGCCGAAGGTGAGAGTGGCGTCGCTGGCACCGGACCACAATCCCGACAAGTGCCGACAGTCGTCCAGGGACTCGAGCGCCGACGGTTCATCGACTGCTACAATCGCGGTTCGGGAGAAATCGAGTGGGAGGCGACGACCGACCCCGAGTGGCTCTCCATAGCGCACACGTCGGGGACGTTTGAGGACGAGGAGCGCCTCTGGGTCGGTGTCGACTGGGACGATGCGCCCGCCGAACCAGCGACTGGGACGATACAGCTCACTGGCGCTGGTCGCGAACTCGAGGTGTCGGTGCCGATTCAGCCGCGGCCGCTGTCGGCGGTCGGCGACAACGAACCCGAGGCTCGTACGCCACTGTTCATCGAATCGAACGACCGGATCGCACTCGAGGCCGAGCAGCCGACTGCACTCGAGCAGGGCGACACCCGTTGGGAAGCCGTCGACGGACTCAGTCGAACGACCGGGAAAACGATGGTGAGCCGGCCGATTGACGGCCCGCGACTCGCCGACGCCGAGACTCTCACGGCGGACGCGGCCCGCCTCGAGTACGACCTCGAGATTTTGAGTGCGGTTGCGGAGGTGTGTGTCGAAGTCCATCTCCTGCCGACGCACGCGCCGACCGACGAGACGCCCCACCGGTACGCCGTTGCAGTTGACGACGAGGAGCCGACAGTCGTCGACTTCGACGCGAACGGCGGCGAGCACGACCCGCAGTGGCAGGAAAACGTGCTCCGCTCGAGTGTTCTCTCACGAACGCACCACGAGGTGTCAGCTCCCGGCCGGCAGACGCTCTCGGTGTACGCGGTCGATCCGAGCGTCGTCATCGACCGCATCGTCGTCTCCACGGGCGACGACACCCGGCGGTCGTATCTCGGCCCTCGCGACACTCGAGACAGACGACTCGAGTGA
- a CDS encoding aldehyde ferredoxin oxidoreductase C-terminal domain-containing protein, with protein MLHATGTLCSIDVGERSSVTESIDEELEAFVGGRGVATKLAHDRIPFDADPYGPENRFYLSAGPLQQSQMSFTGRMNCTALSPLTDGVASANAGGYLSRNFVDTGHSAVELVGESDELLAVHVTDEGVEFEAVPELEEATVTEVTAAMNDRHGLEAENLATIGPAGENGVRFACVMTYDSRAFGRGGLGAVMGAKNVKCISFQGDSAPDLEMPADAEEIHSTVHREAATSDDMMRRQGTSSSVEFVNDNFSFPTRYFSEQSFEDIDQIHGDAIEEKKYTKASCSVCAFACKLPTKDEERGVETEGPELETVYSLGSNCGVGDIVDLMKSNELCDQYGMDTISAGVTVAAYLAANDEFGNAELVHDLLEKIAFREDEGDQLAEGVARIHDDLGVENFTVKGMEFAAHDGRALHGQGLSYAVANRGGDHMYSTTLGDEYGGEIDPQGTAGKAGLVIENENRNAFRDCGIICQFGVGRAVEGERFELLFDADYDDLLEVGSRVVELERHFRNQRGYDAAEDRLPYDLPDLESSIEEYYELRGWNDDGTVPTDALESEATAD; from the coding sequence ATGCTACACGCTACAGGAACGCTGTGCTCGATTGATGTCGGTGAGCGGTCGTCGGTGACCGAATCCATCGACGAGGAACTCGAGGCGTTCGTCGGCGGTCGCGGTGTCGCAACCAAACTTGCCCACGACCGCATTCCGTTCGATGCAGACCCCTACGGGCCTGAAAATCGCTTCTACCTTTCGGCTGGCCCACTCCAGCAATCCCAGATGAGTTTTACCGGCCGAATGAACTGTACCGCGCTCTCGCCGCTGACAGACGGCGTCGCCTCCGCCAACGCTGGTGGCTACCTCTCGCGAAACTTCGTCGACACTGGTCACAGCGCCGTCGAACTCGTCGGTGAAAGCGACGAACTGCTCGCCGTCCACGTCACCGACGAGGGCGTCGAATTCGAGGCAGTGCCCGAACTCGAGGAAGCCACTGTCACCGAGGTCACGGCCGCGATGAACGACCGCCACGGCCTCGAGGCCGAGAACCTCGCGACCATCGGTCCCGCCGGCGAGAACGGCGTTCGCTTCGCCTGCGTGATGACCTACGACAGTCGCGCGTTCGGCCGCGGCGGTCTCGGTGCGGTCATGGGCGCGAAAAACGTCAAGTGCATCTCGTTCCAGGGCGACTCCGCGCCCGACCTCGAGATGCCAGCAGACGCCGAGGAGATTCACTCGACGGTCCATCGGGAGGCCGCGACCAGCGACGACATGATGCGCCGGCAGGGAACGTCCAGTTCCGTCGAGTTCGTCAACGACAACTTTTCGTTCCCGACGCGGTACTTCTCCGAGCAGTCGTTCGAAGACATCGACCAGATCCACGGCGACGCCATCGAGGAGAAAAAGTACACGAAGGCCTCCTGTTCGGTCTGTGCCTTTGCGTGTAAACTCCCGACCAAGGACGAAGAACGCGGCGTTGAAACCGAAGGCCCCGAACTCGAGACGGTCTACTCGCTGGGCTCGAACTGTGGCGTCGGCGACATCGTCGACCTGATGAAGTCCAACGAGCTGTGCGACCAGTACGGTATGGACACCATCTCGGCCGGCGTCACCGTTGCAGCCTACCTCGCAGCCAACGACGAGTTCGGCAACGCCGAGCTCGTCCACGATCTTCTCGAGAAAATCGCGTTCCGCGAGGACGAGGGCGACCAGCTCGCGGAGGGCGTTGCTCGTATCCACGACGACCTCGGCGTCGAGAACTTCACTGTCAAGGGCATGGAGTTCGCCGCCCACGACGGCCGCGCACTCCACGGCCAGGGACTCTCCTACGCTGTGGCGAACCGCGGCGGCGACCACATGTACTCGACGACGCTCGGCGACGAGTACGGCGGTGAGATCGACCCACAGGGGACCGCAGGCAAAGCCGGACTCGTGATCGAAAACGAAAACCGCAACGCCTTCCGCGACTGTGGCATCATCTGCCAGTTCGGCGTCGGCCGCGCCGTCGAGGGCGAGCGCTTCGAACTCCTGTTCGACGCCGACTATGACGACCTCCTCGAGGTTGGCTCGCGCGTCGTCGAACTCGAGCGTCACTTCCGAAACCAGCGTGGCTACGACGCCGCCGAAGACCGACTCCCATACGACCTGCCGGATCTCGAGTCTTCAATCGAGGAGTACTACGAACTGCGCGGCTGGAACGACGACGGCACGGTGCCGACTGACGCCCTCGAGTCGGAAGCGACGGCGGACTAA
- a CDS encoding ubiquitin-like small modifier protein 1: MTHHVTCTLYGPLREIVGTKSLEREIDDEATAGGVFDDLVAEYPDLRALLFDEDGTFSDSVSVMKNGRNVAFEDGVDTALEDGDTLSASPPAEGGSER; encoded by the coding sequence ATGACACACCACGTCACCTGCACGCTGTACGGTCCCCTGCGAGAGATCGTTGGCACGAAATCACTCGAGCGAGAAATCGACGATGAGGCCACCGCTGGCGGCGTGTTCGACGACCTCGTTGCGGAGTATCCCGACCTGCGAGCGCTGCTGTTCGACGAGGACGGGACGTTCAGCGATTCCGTGAGCGTCATGAAAAACGGCCGGAACGTCGCCTTCGAGGACGGCGTCGATACCGCACTCGAGGATGGCGATACGCTCAGTGCGTCGCCGCCGGCAGAAGGTGGCTCCGAGCGGTAA